From the Macrobrachium nipponense isolate FS-2020 chromosome 17, ASM1510439v2, whole genome shotgun sequence genome, the window aagaaacaataaatgaatagatcaaaatataatcATTGCTTTCTCTCCGTGTtgggcttcattttttttttttttaaattcctccgTCCTGTGAGCCTTGGTTGTAAAAACTCACTCACTTTTCCATTAGAAGAAAAAGCAAGATGAAAATCAATGACAGAAACTGGAAAAGGTCACGATGTCACACGTATAGGGTCGTGAAAACGTAGTAGTAGTGAATGGGGGACTCTGCTGTGGGTGTGGTCAGTCAGGTCGAATGCAAGGTCATGTTTTTAAAAGACGGGTATATATAAGTCTTGAGCGCGTCAGGTCCTTACACTTTCACCGGTGCCTTCCACACAGTCAAACATGAAGTTTGTAAGTCTAATATACAGGGTCTTATTTAAGTAAAGATCGCCTGTCTGGCTTGAAGTATAATGTAGAAGTTCTGGGGTAAACTGTCTTCACATAATCGTACAGTAGTTTAGATTTTAGTACCAGTAAGTTTGATGTAGAGGGGTACACACATGAATATTCAGTAATCTATATTCGCTGCTGTTGAATAATACAGTGGAACATAGACATGAGATTTGATTTGGTATTTCTTCATGTTTAATTCAGTTCCTCAGATATATCTTGGTCGCCTCGTATTTTTCTTGAGCTTACTGAATTACAGGAAGTAAGCCTTGCCAAGATGATAGGAAGTAATTATCAAGGATAAAGAAAATGCCCTCATGAATTAATGtttggcaattctctctctctctctctctctctctctctctctctctctctctctctctctctctctctctctctctatatatatatatatatatatatatatatattatatatctatatatatatatatatatatatataaatatatatatatatatatatatatatatatatgtgtgtgtgtgtgtgtgtatatatatatatatattatatatatatatatatatatatatatatatatgatctgtcgCAAGGTTTAATTAAAGAGTAATCCATATTGAATATTTGTTTTCAGATCATCCTCGCCTCCTTGGCCGTCGTGTCCCTGGCCGCCCCCAGGCCCGACAAACCCGTCCCAGCCCCCGCTCCCTCCTACGGCGCCCCCTCCCAGAGATCCTTCGACCACTCCGCCGAAAATATAGCCATCCTCCGCGACGAGAGGCAGATGTCTGACGACGCCAGCAGCTACAACTTCGCCATCGAGACTGAGGACGGAATCCAACGCGAGGAATTCGGTTCCGCCATCGACGACGGAAGCGCTGAAGGAGCCGTCGCTCAGAGCGGAAAGGTCTCGTAAGTATTCACTCCTCCTTCGGTCATTCAGTCCATTGACTTCTGTCAAACCCGAGAATGAAACAAAGTCTCTTGCTTCCTCTGCTCTTTCTCATCACTTGTCTCCCTAATTCCTGCCCCTCCACAGCTTCACCCTCCCCGACGGCCAACAGTTCGAGCTGACCTTCGTGGCTGACGAGAATGGCTTCCAGCCCCAGTCTTCCTTCCTGCCAGTCGCTCCCGAATTCCCCCACGAAATTCCCCAGTTCGTCCTCGACCAGATCGAAAAGGCAAGACGCGAGGACGAGGAAGCTGCCCGCTCCGGCCCACGCAGCAGCGGTGCCCCATCTCAGGGATACGCATAAGTCCTCAGACACAGCACTGCAATTGTGTCATTGTCTCTGGAACGAAGATATTTATACATGAATTAATTCAAGTCACATTGCCATACGACTGAACCACCTACCATGGAAGACAGAAAGGCTTGTGTCTTGACAGATATTTATGGGCTATGTATTTATTCTTAACGCCAACATGAAATGTTAGAATATGATGATGTTTCTATATGTCTTCCTCCTCCTGTCATTTTTAAAGCATCCTTTGTGGTCCTAAGGGCAGCGCCCTTATATATAAGGAGCTGCGTAACTTTACACAGCAGTGGAATGGCAAAGACCTACCGAAATATGTACTATTGGGGCGGCCGTTTTAGTGCAACCAAGAGAAAGCTATGGCACAGTAATGTGGTAGCTCTTGAAAGTCTCAGGAATCAGAACTTCACTTATTGCTCTTGAAGCACACAACCTACTTAAGGCAGACATGTTGATCAACAAATGCTCAGGCACATCGGTACCTTTACAAGGACTGAAAAAGTCAGCAGTAAGGTTGCAAAATTACCGCATCAAAAACTACTAACTATTCTGTAAGGGCCTAGGGAAATGGAGAGTATGAAGTTGACacctaaattataataattattattattatcgaacgATTATCCTCTTTGAAGATGGGGACATATGATCTGTCTCATTCAAATTcgtctttttactctcaatttccttttgagCGTTGAATGTCCACCTCATGGGTCCTTAGCGCTTGAATTTTATCctacattttattttccattaatggCGAGATAATAGTTTTTCTCGTTCTCTTGACGACGATATTCTGAATGTCCTCAAAGAAATAAAACCTGGTCAGTTTCATGGGCATCGTCCAACTCGGTccggttatttttactttttctgtcaattttttttaggaCACAATGTGCAGTCGTACTGCGCTAAGCTTATTTTGCAGTTTTCTTTCTCTCAAGGATGATTCCGGCATCTGATGCCTATCGCTTGATGAGTTCATTTCAAAATTATACATTTCCTTCGTACGTTGAATTTACATAGATAAAGTCCCTGCACTTACGTTGCATAGTTTCCCATAATTCATCATCTTTTGAGAAACCTTGTTATGTAAATCCTTTATTTAGCATTCTTGTCCCTCTTAATTTGTTCACATACTTCCGTTTCCAAGTACCTTAATTTTTCCCGTTATCTTTCTtaccagcgcttggcttttgtgtttattattatcctatttaaTTTTTGTGGCATACTCACTTAACTTCTAAATATGTCTCGTCTAACTCATCcctttgaaagtatatatattatttgtagtcGCGTAaaaagtcaaagaagaagaattctCAGATGTCAGCTCAAGTACTTGCTGAAATATGCGATTGCATTTACGAATTCTTGCATCACGTTGcacttttatattttcacttcATCTTCATTCATGGAGTATTTTATTCTTCGCATTTATTGCGTCATATTTGTCTATAGGATTTCATTTTACGCTATATTTTTCCACAAAAGAGGATTCGAGTTTCATAAAAGCTCATCTACACGAGTCACATTTTTCTGTCGCATGTCCAAGGTCTTCGCTGGTATACCGCATTAAAGAAGttattaattatgataattaacaTTGATAGACCTTATAAGTGAAGAATTTGCAGTAATTTACATTAATACCACGAATTTTCCCATAAATGACCCCGAGACTTGACAGATCAGAAGATAAAATAAGTTGATTATCTAGTAATTGTGTCTGCTGGCATCGGGATTTGTTTTCAATTAGACCTCGACAAGGGAGGAGGAAGTCGTCGCTATGGTCTTCTATTTCACCAGCActggtaatttttaattttcttcatttctaaGTTTAAAACCACATTTAAGTCAATAATCCTGTACGCGTGGACAATTCAAATACAAATTAATAGGTATTTAAAGCCTAATTTACTATGGGCGCTGTAAGGCTACGTCTCCTTAGGGTATAgggtaggtaggttaggttaggttaggttacgcaGCCTATCCAGGCTTGGGTAAGGTCCAATATTTGGGTAAAATGCCGAAAAAGAGGTCATGGATTACTTCTAGGGGTGCGGGGAAAGCCAGATGGGTGATACCCACTCCCCCCCAAGGCGGTCAGTTTATGCCATGACATCGTAGGTAGGTTAGGTCAGGGTCAGTTTAGTTGGGTCATTCATATTCCCTCTGAGATGTCTTCATTGCCTACAGTACCCCTGACCCTGTTCAGCCTGTAAGGGcaatagggtaaatgaccgagcggcgACATAGGTATCGGCCACCGATTCCGGAACGTGGCTGCCCTCCCGATAAAGCACTTGAATTCACTGCCCTGAGAGCCAGTCAAGAGCTGTGGCCAATCCAGGCAGCCCAAAATGACCTCTTATGCTCCtgtcgaagtaagtgttttctcgtAAATtccgaaataatggcataattcaagcacTTTTTCGGGAAGTGGTCACGCTCCGAGAGAGGTCGCCGCTCAGCCGCTTACCCTAGTAGATTGTTTAGGGAGCTCAACGTATCCCGAATGAGAAGGGAGAAGGTAGTTGTGGTAGGCTAATACAACCCCATGATAAGTCAGCCTAGCTTAGGATAATTAGTAAATATTTAGAACTAGGTCTACAATAAATGAATTTGGTAATTGGAACCAGTTGAGAAGGACAGACACAGCTCTACCCACGAGAAAACTGAAACTGAAGACTGCTACCACGCCCCTCTGGTTGAGTAAGAATCAGTTTACATATGATGACATGGGCACTGTACTTAGTACCAGGCTTTTGGGgatgaacgtaaaaaaaaaaaaagaaactgtaaaTATCTAACGCTAACAAAAGgcataaatgtaaatgaaaacatgaGGAATACAGTAAATATTACAGCTGCCAACTGGCAGGAACCAAGTAGCAGTAGTAGCCATCAGTTTTATTGAAAAACCTACccatcactatactctgttttttttcatctgtccatctgcctgtggtgtttttgtatggtaacactgcgtcccgggctgtagatagtatcgctatgcgtaagttttaggtaaataaaaggatatctgggtgtacatttgcaactgaaaagtgttttaataatttactgtatgcaaattacaccgttaatattcgaaataggatattattataatcgttgaatgtaagctgaatgtaactatctaaagcccgggacgcagtgttgccatacaaaaacaccacaggcggatggacagatgaaaaaaaacagagtatagaatgcTGTGCCCTTACCCAGCCTAACCTGATTCAGACGACAAAGCTCTGACCAGCATAAGATATATAAACAAAGCTTCTGTTCATAAGTAGTCTTAGTCTGCTCCCTTCATTCTTAAAACTACTCTGGTAATTTGGtaaaaaataggaaattattAGTAGAATTGAAGACGAGCACTACTGCACTCCCCTAATTTGATAGCTACCAGTTTATATGCAAAGTGGGTGCTGTGTTTAGTTTAGTTTAAAGTGTGGTCATGGGAGTAGTGAATAGCCTAGCCTAGGCTGTGCTACCTTAAATCAGTGATCAAGAAGTTGATCTAGGCTGTGCTCCCCTAGAGCTGTGATCAAGAAGTTGATGCAAGTTTGGGCCAGTTTTAAGATTAGATACTTTTATTCTATGAGAGTGTGTTAAGATTCTTTGCCCTTATTTCTGTAGCCACCAGACCTTGCCATTTTTTAAATGTTGTTGCACCTGTTGTTTCAACTCACACTAATTCTGAACTCTCAGTTTCTACATGATTCTAGTCCAGTGATTGACCCATTCCTAATTAATGCATTTTTACCTATGAATGCACATGTCCTTCtgggtctttttttcttttcacaagaGCATCAGTACTGTATTTCATCATGCCTCACGCCTAACTTCTGTTGAGGCTAtgattaaagtttatttttaattttttttttttaaactaaatttattttttcaatacataCCAATTGCTTTGACAGAATTGCCCTCCACCCAACTCCTTGGATTTGTCACAGCCGAATCAGACTACAAAGACTGATTCCCTTTACTATTGGATATAAAGGGACTGTAGGCAGATATGATAATTTGAGCTGATTCGCTTGATCTCTACAAATGATTGAATTGTTTGGAGTTCCTGCATGACATGTATATAGGATATGTTTAAATGTATATTGACCTTGACAAGAGTTTGTTTAAAGAAATTTCAATTTTTGcaatgtgtatatttattataagtgTAATGTTTGAAAGTTCAGTAAAGCTATTGCACTGGAAGCCTAGAATCATTTTTTGACAACACaagctaaaattaaaatattctgaCTGTTATTAAAATTATGTGAATGGTACGAAGTTGTCATGATGTAGTCAAGTCAGCTGTCGACTGGTCCCTTTTCATTTCAAGATTTTGTTATGGCAAAATTGCCAGTCAGAATAGCTTGtacattttatgttaatttctgtattttataCTTTCAGCTGCAGACCCACCGGTCACCCTGTTCATGGGATTAGATAAATATGAAAGTGAGTAATGAAAACCATTTTTATAAAgtgaatatattttatctttgtatttgactttcttttcttattacatACTTTGATGTGCAAGTTTTGGCCTTATAGTAGTAAGTAATTGCTcccagattttttatatatatataatttgtatttatgtTGCAGATGAAGACCTGATTAAGTGGGGTTGGCCTGAAGATGTGTGGTTTCATGTCGATAAAGTCTCCTCAGCCCATGTGTATCTCAGACTAAACCCAGTAAGTGAAACTGTGACTTGCAATCGGaacttttatctattttctataCTATTCACACTTTGTCATCATTTTTTAATGGCTTTTTGAACTTGAATATATTGATTCATGGGATTTACACAGAAATTAAAGCTGCATTTACACTTGGCCAAGTCTTGTGCTGGATTTACTTGAGAGAAGTCACTGGTATGTTTGGGATAAATtgtagttttgtacatgaacttccctgacagatatatacttagctatagtctccgacgttcccgacagaatttcaaatctcgcggcacacgcgacagtaggtcaggtggtctaccttacccgccgctgggtggcggatgtacgaaccactcccgtaagcttgtcagatttttctctgtcgcgggggggaacgataacaactgttgtcggttcctctcgatagtttttcgattctcgcttgc encodes:
- the LOC135196364 gene encoding larval cuticle protein 65Ag1-like, translating into MKFIILASLAVVSLAAPRPDKPVPAPAPSYGAPSQRSFDHSAENIAILRDERQMSDDASSYNFAIETEDGIQREEFGSAIDDGSAEGAVAQSGKVSFTLPDGQQFELTFVADENGFQPQSSFLPVAPEFPHEIPQFVLDQIEKARREDEEAARSGPRSSGAPSQGYA